A stretch of the Stegostoma tigrinum isolate sSteTig4 chromosome 34, sSteTig4.hap1, whole genome shotgun sequence genome encodes the following:
- the LOC125446398 gene encoding zinc finger protein 664-like, which translates to MEVKPFKCEVCNKAFMTSTRLLRHQMIHTGEKPFRCEVCGKTFTESCNLLTHQRIHTGEKPFVCEVCRKVFSHSSHLRVHHRIHTGEKPFICDVCKISFASSSHLRAHQRIHTGEKPFLCEACDKSFSQSSALRAHQRIHTGEKPFTCEVCSKSFSTSSQLRAHQHIHAGVKPFICDVCGKSFSVSWLLCRHQRIHTGEKPFKCDMCDKSFSESWKLLLHQRIHTGE; encoded by the coding sequence ATGGAAGTGAAACCGTTCAAATGTGAGGTTTGTAATAAAGCTTTCATGACATCAACGAGGCTGCTGAGACACCAAATGATTCACACGGGAGAGAAACCCTTCAGATGTGAAGTTTGTGGGAAGACCTTTACTGAGTCTTGCAACCTCCTGACACACCAGAggattcacactggagagaaaccatttgtGTGTGAGGTATGCAGAAAGGTATTCTCTCATTCATCACACCTCCGTGTACACCATcgcattcacacaggagagaaaccatttATTTGTGACGTGTGTAAAATATCATTTGCAAGCTCATCACATCTCCGGGcacaccaacgcattcacacaggggaaaAACCATTCTTATGTGAGgcatgtgacaaatcattctcacagTCATCTGCACTCCGTGcacaccaacgcattcacacgggagagaaaccattcacatgtgaGGTTTGTTCCAAATCATTTTCGACATCCTCTCAACTTCGTGCACACCAACACATTCACGCAGGGGTGAAACCATTCATATGCGATGTGTGCGGTAAATCATTTTCAGTGTCATGGCTCCTCTGCAgacaccaacgcattcacactgGAGAAAAACCATTTAAGTGTGAcatgtgtgacaaatcattctcagaaTCATGGAAGCTCCTGCTCcatcagagaattcacactggggaatAA